From Virgibacillus ihumii, the proteins below share one genomic window:
- a CDS encoding PQQ-dependent sugar dehydrogenase yields the protein MTSACSQQEKPNPETTMQEASDSEQSLKVIAQNLDEPWEIVKNGETFYISERTGSIVKVQNGEKTRMPVEFSENLSDQPEAGLLGIDFPKNFSETRTAYAYYSYQENEQYYQRVVTIRARNGKWTEMETLLDKIPGGTFHQGGRIEIGPDNKLYITTGDATNPELAQDRSSLAGKILRMNLDGSVPENNPFTDSYVYSYGHRNPQGLAWNDDNQLYATEHGSSAYDEVNRIIKGENYGWPAIRGDESAPDMKEPVIHSGNDTWAPSGMTFFNGDFYFASLAGEGLRRFDPEGGELELIVSDVGRVRDARAAENGIYFITNNTDGRGMPDKKDDRLLFISETELD from the coding sequence GTGACAAGTGCCTGTTCACAGCAAGAGAAGCCTAATCCGGAGACAACAATGCAGGAAGCTTCTGATTCCGAACAAAGCCTAAAGGTCATTGCACAAAATCTTGATGAACCTTGGGAGATTGTGAAAAATGGGGAGACTTTTTATATAAGTGAGCGGACAGGCAGTATTGTCAAAGTTCAGAATGGGGAGAAAACCCGTATGCCGGTGGAGTTTTCGGAAAACCTTTCCGATCAGCCGGAAGCCGGGCTGCTCGGAATTGATTTTCCAAAAAACTTCAGTGAGACTAGAACGGCATATGCTTATTACTCCTATCAGGAGAATGAACAATATTATCAACGGGTTGTAACCATCCGGGCGCGAAATGGAAAGTGGACAGAGATGGAAACACTGCTGGATAAAATTCCTGGTGGTACATTTCATCAGGGTGGACGAATTGAGATCGGTCCGGATAATAAATTGTATATTACTACCGGTGACGCAACGAACCCTGAATTGGCACAGGACAGGAGCAGTTTGGCCGGAAAAATTCTGCGGATGAATCTAGACGGTTCAGTTCCTGAGAATAACCCTTTTACTGATTCGTATGTTTATTCCTATGGACACCGTAATCCACAGGGACTCGCCTGGAATGATGATAATCAGCTGTATGCGACGGAACATGGCTCAAGTGCATATGATGAAGTTAACCGGATCATTAAAGGGGAGAATTATGGATGGCCAGCTATCCGCGGAGATGAATCGGCACCGGACATGAAAGAGCCGGTAATTCATTCAGGAAACGATACGTGGGCACCGTCCGGCATGACATTTTTTAATGGTGATTTCTACTTTGCTTCATTGGCAGGAGAAGGCTTGCGGCGGTTTGATCCGGAAGGCGGGGAGCTGGAACTGATTGTCTCGGATGTTGGCCGTGTACGGGACGCACGCGCTGCTGAGAACGGTATCTATTTTATAACCAATAATACGGACGGCAGGGGAATGCCGGATAAGAAGGATGATCGACTGCTGTTCATATCCGAAACTGAATTAGATTGA
- a CDS encoding gas vesicle protein GvpO, protein MEIKEVMQSVNDFFAEHVAPLHKITAVEADEKDGWRIMLEVIEEKDYMKKYAKDEMVGIYQVMVNNKKEVTTFKRQEIRYRSKIEN, encoded by the coding sequence ATGGAAATAAAAGAAGTGATGCAAAGTGTAAACGATTTTTTTGCAGAACATGTAGCTCCTTTGCACAAAATAACTGCAGTGGAGGCAGACGAAAAAGATGGCTGGCGAATCATGCTCGAGGTAATTGAAGAAAAGGATTATATGAAGAAGTATGCAAAGGATGAAATGGTGGGGATTTATCAGGTGATGGTAAATAACAAGAAAGAGGTTACCACTTTTAAACGACAGGAAATACGGTACCGGAGTAAAATTGAAAATTGA
- a CDS encoding gas vesicle protein K, with the protein MQPANQADGRINLDPDNAEDGLAQLVMTVIELLRQIVERHAMRRVEGGTLSEEQVEDLGVALMNLEEKMDELKEVFGLDAEDLNIDLGPLGNLL; encoded by the coding sequence ATGCAGCCAGCCAACCAAGCGGATGGTCGAATAAATCTAGATCCGGATAATGCAGAAGATGGTCTTGCCCAACTGGTTATGACTGTGATTGAATTACTTCGGCAAATCGTTGAAAGGCATGCAATGAGGCGTGTGGAAGGTGGAACCTTGTCTGAGGAACAGGTGGAAGATTTAGGAGTGGCTTTGATGAATCTTGAAGAAAAAATGGACGAGTTAAAAGAAGTTTTTGGTTTAGATGCAGAAGACTTGAATATTGATCTGGGGCCATTAGGTAATCTGTTGTAA
- a CDS encoding gas vesicle protein, with amino-acid sequence MAVEHPMQSSTIVDVLEKVLDKGVVIAGDIRVGVADVELITIKIRLIVASVDKAKEIGMDWWETDPYLSSKANDNIQSLEEENRMLKDRLDDLENMVDNNNRVTTNDKGEIQNDKKV; translated from the coding sequence ATGGCAGTCGAACATCCCATGCAGTCCAGTACGATTGTGGATGTACTTGAAAAAGTACTTGACAAAGGCGTCGTAATTGCCGGGGACATTCGGGTTGGGGTTGCGGATGTTGAGTTGATCACCATTAAAATCCGGCTAATCGTTGCGTCAGTTGATAAAGCGAAAGAAATTGGGATGGATTGGTGGGAAACTGACCCTTATTTAAGCTCAAAAGCGAATGACAATATACAATCATTGGAAGAAGAGAATCGAATGCTGAAAGATCGGCTCGATGATCTGGAAAATATGGTCGACAATAATAATCGGGTTACCACTAATGATAAGGGAGAGATTCAGAATGATAAAAAGGTCTGA
- the gvpU gene encoding gas vesicle accessory protein GvpU codes for MSEGMKDNVLEHFVMAANKYEFELDISLVIHGIIVTGTLISAGDYFENISKSFEDGSEVSHKLSKQLSKAGEAVESGNHSDVHYIHLKNTRIYCGDSKPTPSKGKILWRGKLSEVDSFFLGKIAEPKSKSSTSKS; via the coding sequence ATGAGTGAAGGTATGAAAGATAATGTATTGGAACACTTTGTAATGGCAGCCAATAAATATGAGTTTGAACTAGATATTTCATTGGTAATTCATGGGATTATAGTGACCGGAACGTTAATTTCCGCCGGCGATTATTTTGAGAATATAAGCAAGTCGTTTGAAGACGGAAGTGAAGTTTCCCATAAATTAAGCAAACAGCTTTCAAAAGCAGGAGAAGCGGTTGAATCAGGAAATCATAGTGATGTACATTACATTCACTTAAAAAATACCCGAATTTATTGCGGTGACAGTAAGCCGACACCATCCAAAGGAAAGATCCTCTGGCGTGGCAAGCTAAGTGAAGTAGACAGTTTTTTTCTTGGTAAAATTGCAGAGCCAAAGTCAAAATCATCCACATCCAAAAGCTAG
- a CDS encoding GvpL/GvpF family gas vesicle protein — protein MEQQTETGIYLFCGIQTTDKTNFGDIDLEGSQYGTFTIHYRDAAMVAAEVPMKIYHPNKENLMMHQQVMSQVMEQNDTVIPISFGNIFHSKEDVEVLLENLYPQFEALFPKIKGKMELGLKVIGKKDWLDKRVNKHPEVEEMAKTVQGKSEAAGYYDRIRLGGAAQEIFTRLQEEVKVNIFAPLEENAEAAKINDPLSETMLLNASFLIDRDNESAFDGLVNDVHEKWKAYTDFNYSGPWPAYNFINIRLTVEET, from the coding sequence ATGGAACAACAAACAGAAACAGGTATCTATTTGTTTTGTGGAATCCAAACAACGGATAAAACAAATTTTGGGGACATCGACTTGGAGGGAAGTCAATATGGGACATTTACGATACATTATCGCGATGCAGCTATGGTTGCAGCAGAAGTTCCCATGAAAATCTACCATCCGAATAAAGAAAATTTAATGATGCATCAACAAGTCATGTCCCAGGTGATGGAGCAGAATGATACTGTAATTCCCATCAGTTTCGGCAACATTTTTCATTCAAAAGAGGATGTCGAGGTACTGCTTGAAAATCTGTATCCGCAATTTGAAGCGCTTTTCCCGAAAATTAAAGGGAAAATGGAGCTTGGTTTGAAAGTGATCGGGAAAAAAGATTGGTTGGACAAAAGAGTAAACAAGCATCCGGAAGTGGAAGAGATGGCAAAAACTGTTCAGGGTAAATCAGAGGCTGCCGGTTATTATGACCGAATTAGATTAGGTGGAGCGGCTCAGGAAATTTTCACCAGGCTTCAGGAGGAAGTAAAAGTTAATATTTTCGCTCCGCTGGAGGAAAACGCGGAGGCTGCCAAAATAAATGATCCGTTAAGTGAAACGATGCTGTTAAATGCCTCTTTCTTAATAGATCGTGACAACGAATCAGCATTTGACGGTCTAGTAAATGACGTTCATGAGAAATGGAAGGCGTACACAGATTTTAATTATTCAGGTCCATGGCCTGCCTACAATTTTATTAATATTAGGCTAACAGTGGAGGAAACGTAA
- the gvpQ gene encoding gas vesicle protein GvpQ, translating to MSVEPVKKKAGKLAKKAMKKVPDEWKEKAKDEIQEESAKQIEEKVESKANHASEKLAKMKNRNADKVHANAETAKEKTQDALLTLRDKLKKVKNAGDEFQDKISSSTNENNSRVKGVHDIKGISNVKSPSNMKGPADVKKSSNIKSITSIKKIG from the coding sequence ATGAGTGTCGAGCCGGTAAAAAAGAAAGCTGGCAAGTTAGCAAAAAAAGCAATGAAGAAAGTGCCGGACGAATGGAAGGAAAAAGCAAAGGACGAAATACAGGAAGAATCAGCAAAGCAGATTGAAGAAAAGGTGGAATCCAAAGCGAATCATGCTTCGGAAAAGCTTGCAAAAATGAAAAACAGGAATGCGGACAAAGTACATGCTAATGCAGAAACTGCCAAAGAGAAAACACAGGATGCTTTATTGACACTCAGAGACAAGCTGAAAAAGGTTAAAAATGCTGGAGATGAATTCCAGGATAAAATATCTTCTTCCACTAACGAAAACAATTCGAGAGTGAAAGGAGTTCATGATATAAAAGGAATTTCAAATGTAAAAAGTCCCTCAAACATGAAAGGGCCGGCGGACGTCAAAAAATCATCAAACATCAAGTCGATTACATCAATTAAAAAGATAGGTTGA
- a CDS encoding gas vesicle protein: protein MPNVRETVEDKEVGLIDILDVILDKGVAIKGDLIISIARVDLVYLDLRVLISSVEKLVQFYETNQTEVSSNRFDVERRMLEDAASQPSGWSNKSRSG, encoded by the coding sequence ATGCCAAATGTAAGAGAAACTGTTGAGGATAAGGAAGTCGGACTGATTGATATTCTGGATGTCATACTGGACAAAGGTGTAGCCATCAAAGGGGATTTAATTATTTCAATTGCAAGAGTTGATCTCGTTTATCTTGATTTGCGTGTGTTAATCTCCTCAGTGGAGAAATTGGTGCAATTTTATGAAACTAATCAAACCGAGGTTTCTTCCAACCGGTTTGATGTTGAAAGGAGGATGTTGGAGGATGCAGCCAGCCAACCAAGCGGATGGTCGAATAAATCTAGATCCGGATAA
- a CDS encoding response regulator transcription factor, which translates to MSKHIGIVEDDANIRNIVSAYLKKEDYQVTVLGSAEDAWELWETQPPDMWVLDIMLPGMDGYEFCKKIRNESDVPIIIISAKDDEIDKILGLELGGDDYLTKPFSPRELLARVKRVFKRVQPKEAQKEPSEGKLKVDNLLIYENERRIFWNGEEQEVTAKEYEMILLFAENRNRAFSREELLVKIWGENYFGSDRAVDDLVKRIRKKLKGISLETVWGYGYRLRSEED; encoded by the coding sequence ATGAGCAAGCATATTGGAATTGTGGAAGATGATGCAAATATCCGAAATATTGTATCCGCATATTTAAAGAAGGAGGATTATCAGGTAACGGTACTGGGGTCTGCGGAAGATGCCTGGGAACTGTGGGAAACGCAACCTCCGGATATGTGGGTGCTGGACATTATGCTTCCTGGAATGGATGGATATGAGTTTTGTAAAAAAATCCGAAATGAAAGTGACGTTCCAATTATTATTATCTCAGCAAAAGATGATGAGATTGATAAAATACTCGGCCTGGAGCTTGGCGGTGATGATTATTTGACGAAACCGTTCAGCCCAAGGGAATTACTCGCACGGGTTAAGCGTGTTTTTAAACGAGTACAGCCAAAAGAAGCGCAGAAAGAACCGTCTGAAGGCAAGCTGAAGGTGGATAACCTTCTGATTTATGAGAATGAGCGGCGGATTTTCTGGAATGGGGAGGAACAGGAGGTAACAGCAAAAGAGTATGAAATGATTCTTTTGTTCGCCGAAAACAGGAATCGTGCGTTCTCCCGTGAAGAGCTGCTTGTGAAAATTTGGGGGGAAAACTACTTTGGAAGTGATCGTGCGGTAGATGATCTCGTCAAACGTATTCGAAAAAAATTGAAAGGTATCTCCCTGGAGACCGTTTGGGGTTATGGATACCGGCTGCGCAGTGAAGAGGATTAA
- a CDS encoding sensor histidine kinase, whose translation MKLQSQLNLAFSALLLVILTAAGFVTYSLILDMLIDDEKAELRQKGELLVQLINEEYGSLQNDQQLSAFLEDQDLQLFLYNRQQDSVLFYTMPRQFVEGFSREDYFENKEEQLWEIGNRKYVTSRILFYPESSGMELILLTPLNDLQKVQQDFFRRLLIVFIIGAIAAMMLSYFLTNKLVTPLSRLKHQLKKIEKRKFVDVEPIKATGEIREVAESVYDMATELQRYINTQQAFFQNASHELKTPLMTIQGYAEGIRDKVFDQADEEKGLEMMVTEVNRLKTIINEMILLAKLDSSQAAYQPEKIRTSDLIQQVMDRTLPTVNEKGVELTYDEDPESRLYVDQEKLLRALLNITVNAIRHAVSQVNISVEGKTVIIEDDGNGIADDLIPHIFHRFVKGKNGETGLGLAIARAIIEQSGGKISVEDSELGGAKFIIRFQ comes from the coding sequence ATGAAACTTCAATCACAGCTTAATCTGGCATTTTCTGCACTTTTGCTCGTTATTCTCACAGCTGCGGGCTTTGTTACATATTCATTAATTCTGGATATGCTGATTGATGATGAAAAAGCAGAACTTAGGCAAAAAGGGGAGCTGCTTGTCCAGTTAATTAATGAAGAGTATGGGTCACTGCAAAATGATCAGCAGCTTAGTGCATTTTTGGAAGATCAGGACTTGCAATTGTTTTTATATAATCGACAACAGGACAGTGTCTTGTTTTATACGATGCCGCGTCAGTTTGTCGAAGGATTTTCAAGAGAGGATTACTTCGAGAATAAAGAAGAGCAATTGTGGGAGATTGGTAACAGGAAATATGTTACATCGCGAATATTGTTTTACCCGGAAAGTTCCGGCATGGAGCTTATTCTGCTTACGCCATTGAATGATTTGCAAAAAGTTCAACAGGATTTTTTCAGGCGCCTGTTGATTGTATTTATCATTGGAGCAATTGCTGCAATGATGCTCAGTTATTTTTTGACAAATAAATTGGTCACCCCGCTGAGCAGACTGAAGCACCAACTGAAAAAGATTGAAAAACGAAAATTTGTTGATGTCGAACCGATTAAGGCAACGGGTGAAATCCGTGAGGTTGCCGAGAGTGTATATGATATGGCAACGGAATTGCAGCGCTATATTAACACACAGCAGGCTTTTTTTCAGAATGCCAGCCATGAGTTGAAAACTCCGCTGATGACCATCCAGGGATATGCGGAAGGAATCAGGGATAAGGTTTTTGATCAGGCTGATGAAGAAAAAGGACTGGAAATGATGGTAACTGAAGTAAATCGGTTGAAGACAATTATCAATGAAATGATTTTGCTTGCCAAACTGGATAGCTCCCAGGCTGCATACCAGCCGGAAAAAATCCGGACATCCGATTTGATTCAGCAAGTAATGGACCGAACCTTGCCAACAGTCAATGAGAAGGGTGTTGAACTGACATATGATGAAGACCCGGAAAGCAGACTGTATGTTGACCAGGAGAAGCTGTTGCGCGCATTGTTGAATATTACCGTGAACGCGATACGGCATGCAGTGTCACAGGTTAATATCTCGGTAGAGGGTAAAACCGTTATAATAGAAGATGACGGAAATGGGATTGCGGATGATTTGATTCCACATATTTTCCACCGGTTTGTTAAAGGTAAGAATGGTGAAACCGGGCTGGGACTGGCGATAGCGAGAGCGATTATCGAACAGTCCGGAGGGAAAATATCAGTAGAAGATTCAGAACTGGGCGGTGCTAAGTTTATCATCCGGTTTCAGTAG
- a CDS encoding GvpL/GvpF family gas vesicle protein yields the protein MDKKIYVYGFVPANEVQNQPIPEHEGFDESENLYSINMGTVTALVADLEPEAYTEEIVEEKMNNDLEWLQKKAFHHHEILMELNKLYTVIPLSFCTIYNNQNSLVQSVTPELNGLFESFERINGKEEWNLKIYCNDDKLKETVNERNPVINEKRAEIRKLSPGRQFFEKKKIEQLVNKELEKERDKLCEQIHNEFKLMAAQADVKKTLGKDVTGRKERMGWNSVYLVAVSDVNLFLEKIERKEQEMQYSGIQIEITGPWPSYHFVSLTTMEK from the coding sequence ATGGATAAGAAAATATATGTATATGGATTTGTTCCTGCGAATGAAGTGCAGAATCAGCCTATTCCAGAACATGAGGGCTTCGATGAATCGGAAAATTTGTATTCAATCAACATGGGAACAGTTACCGCTCTCGTGGCTGATTTGGAACCTGAAGCCTATACCGAGGAAATAGTGGAAGAAAAAATGAACAATGATTTGGAATGGCTCCAGAAAAAGGCATTTCATCACCATGAGATTTTGATGGAGCTGAATAAACTGTACACCGTAATTCCATTATCTTTTTGTACCATTTACAACAATCAGAACAGCCTGGTTCAATCGGTCACCCCGGAACTCAATGGTTTGTTTGAGTCTTTTGAACGAATAAATGGTAAAGAGGAATGGAATTTGAAAATCTACTGCAACGATGACAAGCTCAAAGAAACAGTAAACGAACGGAACCCTGTTATAAATGAGAAAAGAGCGGAGATACGAAAGTTATCGCCAGGTCGACAATTTTTCGAAAAAAAGAAGATAGAGCAACTAGTGAATAAGGAACTGGAAAAGGAACGGGATAAGCTTTGTGAACAGATTCATAATGAGTTTAAATTGATGGCGGCTCAGGCAGATGTGAAGAAAACTTTAGGCAAGGATGTAACTGGAAGGAAAGAACGCATGGGCTGGAACAGTGTCTATTTGGTTGCAGTTTCTGATGTAAATCTGTTTTTGGAAAAAATAGAGCGGAAAGAGCAAGAGATGCAATATTCGGGTATTCAAATCGAAATAACAGGTCCATGGCCAAGCTATCATTTTGTCAGTTTGACTACAATGGAAAAGTGA
- the typA gene encoding translational GTPase TypA, translating to MQLREDIRNIAIIAHVDHGKTTLVDQLLKYSGTFRENEQVNERAMDSNDIERERGITILAKNTAIKYNDTAINILDTPGHADFGGEVERIMKMVDGVILVVDAYEGTMPQTRFVLKKALEQKLTPIVVLNKIDRPNARPNDVVDEVLDLFIELGADDEQLEFPVVYASALNGTSGTEPDNQTETMDPVFTTIMDHIPAPIDTQDDPLQFQITLLDYNDYVGRIGVGRVVRGKISVGQQVVVMKKDGSTKNFRISKLFGFIGLKRMEIQEAKAGDIVAIAGMDDINIGETICDRDHAEGLPWLRIDEPTLQMTFLVNNSPFAGREGNYITSRRIEERLMKQLETDVSLRVDPTDSPDAWTVSGRGELHLSILIENMRREGYELQLSKPQVIIKEIDGVKCEPYERVQVDVPEEYTGGVMESLGARKGEMLDMVNQGNGQVRIEFKVPSRGLIGYSTEFMSQTRGYGIINHTFDAYEPIANGPVGGRREGVLVGMEHGKASTYGIMQLEDRGVIFVEPGTEIYAGMIVGEHNRENDLTVNITKEKHLTNVRSATKDQTATIRKTRQMSLEEAIEYLNDDEYCEVTPESIRLRKKILNKNEREKAAKKSKLG from the coding sequence ATGCAATTAAGAGAAGATATCCGCAACATCGCTATTATTGCCCACGTTGACCATGGCAAAACAACACTTGTCGATCAGCTTTTAAAATACTCCGGAACTTTCCGGGAAAACGAGCAAGTAAATGAACGGGCCATGGACTCAAATGATATAGAGCGGGAACGCGGGATTACCATTTTAGCGAAAAATACTGCGATAAAATATAATGATACAGCCATAAATATTCTCGATACCCCGGGACACGCAGATTTTGGCGGGGAAGTCGAACGGATTATGAAGATGGTTGATGGTGTAATTTTGGTCGTCGATGCCTATGAAGGAACAATGCCGCAAACACGTTTTGTGTTAAAAAAAGCACTGGAACAGAAATTAACGCCAATTGTTGTTTTAAATAAAATCGACCGTCCCAATGCGCGCCCGAATGATGTTGTCGATGAAGTACTGGACTTGTTCATTGAACTGGGAGCAGACGATGAACAGCTGGAATTTCCGGTTGTTTATGCGTCTGCATTGAATGGTACATCCGGTACAGAGCCGGATAATCAGACGGAAACGATGGATCCGGTGTTTACGACAATTATGGATCATATTCCTGCACCAATAGATACACAGGATGATCCATTACAGTTCCAGATTACGCTGCTGGATTATAATGATTATGTCGGACGAATCGGTGTCGGACGTGTTGTGCGGGGAAAAATCAGTGTCGGTCAACAAGTGGTTGTCATGAAAAAAGACGGATCGACAAAAAATTTCCGTATCAGCAAGCTTTTTGGTTTTATCGGACTGAAACGGATGGAGATCCAGGAAGCAAAAGCCGGTGATATTGTGGCGATTGCCGGTATGGATGATATTAATATCGGGGAAACAATTTGTGACCGGGATCATGCAGAGGGGCTGCCATGGCTCCGTATTGACGAACCGACCCTGCAAATGACGTTTCTTGTTAATAACAGTCCATTTGCCGGCCGGGAAGGTAATTATATAACATCACGTCGAATTGAAGAGCGTCTTATGAAACAGCTGGAAACGGATGTGAGTTTACGTGTTGATCCGACCGATTCTCCTGATGCATGGACCGTATCGGGACGTGGTGAACTGCACTTGTCGATTCTGATTGAAAATATGCGCCGGGAAGGCTATGAACTGCAGCTTTCTAAACCACAAGTTATCATTAAAGAAATCGATGGTGTAAAATGCGAGCCTTATGAACGTGTGCAAGTAGATGTTCCGGAAGAATATACAGGTGGTGTTATGGAATCACTTGGTGCACGTAAAGGTGAAATGCTTGATATGGTGAATCAGGGAAACGGCCAGGTTCGTATCGAGTTTAAGGTTCCATCGCGCGGTCTTATCGGCTATTCTACTGAATTCATGTCTCAAACCCGTGGTTATGGTATTATAAACCATACATTTGACGCATATGAACCAATTGCCAATGGCCCGGTTGGAGGACGTCGTGAAGGTGTACTTGTCGGAATGGAACATGGCAAAGCATCGACATACGGCATTATGCAGCTTGAGGATCGTGGTGTTATTTTTGTCGAGCCGGGAACCGAGATTTATGCGGGTATGATCGTCGGCGAGCATAACCGTGAAAATGATCTGACCGTTAACATTACCAAGGAAAAACATCTGACCAATGTTCGTTCGGCAACAAAGGATCAGACAGCAACGATCCGAAAGACGCGTCAGATGTCATTGGAAGAAGCAATCGAATACTTGAATGATGATGAATATTGTGAAGTAACACCAGAATCGATTCGTCTTCGCAAAAAAATTTTAAATAAAAATGAACGTGAGAAAGCAGCGAAAAAATCCAAGCTAGGATAA
- a CDS encoding gas vesicle protein GvpG codes for MLHKLVTGPMKLIKNVGERVQEEADKQLYDLSTIQKKLAQQQMMYELGEVSREVYEEQEAELLHRYEIAKQKELEQWEELTKPKEE; via the coding sequence ATGCTGCACAAATTGGTTACTGGTCCGATGAAGTTGATTAAGAACGTTGGAGAACGAGTGCAGGAAGAAGCGGATAAGCAATTATATGACCTTTCCACCATTCAGAAAAAACTGGCGCAGCAGCAAATGATGTATGAACTCGGGGAAGTTTCCAGGGAAGTTTATGAAGAACAGGAAGCGGAACTTTTACACCGCTATGAAATTGCAAAACAAAAAGAGCTAGAGCAATGGGAAGAATTAACGAAACCAAAGGAAGAGTGA
- the gvpJ gene encoding gas vesicle protein GvpJ — protein MAIQKSTDSSSLAEVIDRILDKGIVIDAYARVSVVGIEILTVEARVVIASVDTWLRYAEAVGLLRDDVEEEGLPVQPNERSAQFSI, from the coding sequence ATGGCTATTCAAAAGTCAACTGATAGTTCCAGTCTCGCTGAAGTAATTGACCGAATATTGGATAAAGGGATTGTAATTGATGCGTATGCAAGAGTTTCTGTGGTAGGTATTGAGATTCTCACTGTGGAAGCAAGGGTGGTTATTGCCAGTGTTGATACATGGCTCCGTTATGCAGAAGCGGTTGGCTTATTGCGTGACGATGTCGAAGAAGAAGGTCTCCCGGTACAGCCAAATGAACGAAGCGCACAATTCAGTATATAG
- a CDS encoding YtxH domain-containing protein, whose translation MIKRSDVNNEETKSNVETDNKGKSLKGALAGGVVGLAIGCISSEKNRQKLVKAANKEFLKEKGSEVSSKTKSKMNYWKESGMEKSNQALQGVKTSTGNLFSSQKQEDFENLKLEQENMYHRLQSLEEKIDKLLKMNGLNEIDENPERSELEGDKTTNTKSSTNKSKNKKQQSGKTAAEKETAVTSDDDTSS comes from the coding sequence ATGATAAAAAGGTCTGATGTGAACAATGAAGAGACGAAATCAAATGTTGAAACAGATAATAAAGGCAAATCTTTAAAAGGGGCTCTGGCTGGGGGTGTAGTAGGTTTAGCAATCGGCTGTATCTCCAGTGAAAAGAATCGGCAAAAGCTGGTTAAGGCAGCTAACAAGGAGTTCTTGAAGGAAAAAGGTTCCGAGGTTAGTTCAAAAACGAAATCGAAAATGAATTATTGGAAAGAATCCGGAATGGAAAAATCAAACCAGGCATTGCAGGGAGTAAAAACTTCTACAGGTAATCTATTTTCCAGCCAAAAACAGGAAGACTTTGAAAATCTGAAACTGGAGCAGGAAAATATGTATCATCGACTGCAAAGCCTGGAAGAAAAAATCGATAAACTGCTGAAGATGAATGGATTAAATGAAATAGACGAAAACCCCGAAAGAAGTGAATTGGAGGGTGATAAAACTACGAACACAAAGTCATCAACCAATAAGAGCAAAAATAAAAAACAACAAAGCGGTAAAACAGCAGCAGAAAAAGAAACGGCAGTGACAAGCGATGACGATACATCTTCATAG